A genomic window from Cotesia glomerata isolate CgM1 linkage group LG7, MPM_Cglom_v2.3, whole genome shotgun sequence includes:
- the LOC123268755 gene encoding uncharacterized protein LOC123268755: MVLNLKNDISESENVDLDSGEMTTNTLNPTKVPGNQPLKLDVKKLVIDFYESEENSKQLAGIKDFKSVKDCDRNRTRVQKKLILCNLKELYQSFKAQYNSVAIGFSKFASLRPTYCILAGSSGTHVVCVCTIHQNVKLMLEGCNFQKFAKNTDWVVKSQPIYKNLLNELVCNNPKESCFSRMCNSCPNNEEIADYFRVSFNESDVNEIQYKMWTSTDCCTIVNVTPDSEDFIETLVTQLDKLLKHDFIAKTQSRFFSDTKRNLKSGEFAVVFDFAENYAFVVQEAAQGFHWNNDQATIFPMVIYYNENDTIKHLSFVVISDCLKHDTVLIYLYQEQLIAFLKKKFAVINTTFYFSDGAPQQFKNKKAFTNLCYHYADFEINAEWHFFATAHGKGPCDGLAGSLKRYAARASLQMNNKEHILKPQDLFSWGTKNFTSVDFTFIANDDYLIKKNVLDVRYSQSKTVKGTQSLHTFVPLKDEIGYAFIKTVSTSQKSSKIKVF; this comes from the exons ATGGTACTGaatcttaaaaatgatatcaGTGAATCTGAGAATGTTGATTTAGACTCTGGTGAAATGACTACTAATACTTTGAATCCCACAAAAGTTCCAGGCAATCAGCCGCTTAAGTTAGATGTAAAAAAACTtgtcattgatttttatgaaagcGAAGAAAACTCAAAACAATTAGCGGGcataaaagattttaaatctGTGAAGGATTGTGATAGAAATCGAACTAGGgtacaaaaaaagttgattctttgtaatttaaaagaattgtaCCAAAGCTTCAAAGCGCAATATAATTCAGTGGCAATCGGATTTTCTAAATTCGCTAGTTTGAGGCCTACTTATTGTATTCTTGCTGGAAGTAGTGGTACACATGTCGTATGTGTTTGTACTATTCatcaaaatgtaaaattgatgttagaaG gatgtaattttcaaaaatttgcgAAAAACACCGATTGGGTTGTAAAATCTCAgccaatttacaaaaatttattaaatgaattagTTTGTAACAATCCAAAAGAATCGTGCTTTTCCAGAATGTGCAATAGTTGTccaaataatgaagaaatcgCTGATTATTTTCGTGTGTCGTTTAATGAATCTGATGTTAATGAAATCCAATATAAAATGTGGACATCAACAGACTGTTGTACTATTGTGAATGTTACTCCAGATTCCGAAGACTTCATCGAGACTTTAGTGACGCAACTTGATAAGCTTTTGAAACATGATTTTATTGCGAAAACACAAAGTCGATTTTTTTCTGATACAAAACGAAATTTAAAGAGCGGGGAATTCGCCGTAGTATTTGACTTTGCGGAAAATTATGCATTCGTTGTGCAGGAAGCAGCTCAAGGCTTTCATTGGAATAATGATCAAGCTACTATATTTCCAATGGTGATTTATTATAACGAAAATGATACTATTAAGCATTTGAGCTTTGTTGTCATTTCAGATTGTCTTAAGCACGAcacagttttaatttatttatatcaagAGCAATTGATTGCCTTTCTTAAAAAGAAGTTTGCTGTCATCAATACGACTTTTTACTTCTCTGATGGAGCTCCACAACAATTCAAAAACAAGAAAGCATTTACAAACTTATGTTATCATTATGCTGACTTCGAAATCAACGCtgagtggcatttttttgcaaCTGCCCATGGCAAAGGACCATGCGATGGTCTTGCGGGTTCATTAAAACGATATGCTGCTAGAGCTTCATTACAAATGAACAATAAAGAGCATATACTGAAACCACAAGATTTGTTTTCCTGgggaacgaaaaattttacaagcgttgactttacttttatagctaatgacgattatttaataaaaaaaaatgtgttagacGTACGATATTCTCAATCGAAAACGGTGAAAGGTACACAGTCATTACACACTTTTGTGCCTTTAAAAGATGAAATTGGTTATGCTTTCATTAAAACTGTGTCCACATctcaaaaaagttcaaaaataaaagtattttaa